GCCGGCGGGCTTGGCGGCGCTGGAGCCCGACATCCGCCGCGAGGTGGCCAGGGCGGTCGAGCGGGGTCGTGTGGAGGCGTCCGTCGACGTGCGAGCGCACGGGACGGCGGAAACGGGCATTTTCATTGACGTGGAACGCGCTCGGGGCTATCATGAAGCCTTGAAGGAACTGGCAGCGGCGCTCGACATTCCCTGGCGTCCGGACGCGTGGTCGCTCGCCGCGTTGCCCGGCGTGATCGTCCCGGAGACCCAGGGATTGGAGCCGGAAGTGGCGTGGCCGCCGGTGCAGCAAGCTCTCTCCGCAGCGCTTGAGGCGTTTCTCGGGATGCGGGCGGAGGAGGGGAAACGGCTGGCCTCGGACATGGCGGCTCGCATGGAGTCGCTCGCCGCGCGGCTGGACGCCATCGAGGCCCGCGTTCCCGCGGCGCTGGAGGCCGCGCAGCAGAGGCTGCGCGATCGCCTCGCCGCCTGGCTCGGTGAGACGCCGCTGGACGAGCAGCGCTTGGCCATGGAGGTCGTCCTGCTCGTCGACCGCGCCGACGTTTCCGAAGAGATCGTCCGCCTGCGCAGCCACCTTTCGCAAATGCGGGCCTGCCTGCAATCCGACGGACCCGTTGGGCGCAAGCTGGAGTTCCTCATCCAGGAATGCCACCGAGAGGTGAACACCCTCGGCTCGAAGGCGCTTGACGTCGAGATCGCGTCGCACGTCATCGCGATGAAGGGAGACATCGAGCGGCTGCGGGAGCAGGTCCAGAACGTCGAATGACGCGGTGACAGGGATGGTCGATCTCCGCGAGTGAAGGAGGATGCGGGCGTGGACATCAAGCTGATCAACATCGGTTTCGGCAACATCGTCTCGGCGAACCGCATCATCGCCATCGTCAGCCCCGAGTCGGCGCCGA
The sequence above is drawn from the Clostridia bacterium genome and encodes:
- a CDS encoding YicC family protein, whose translation is MRSMTGFGRGDCTAGGRRYVVEVRGVNHRFLDVHVRLPAGLAALEPDIRREVARAVERGRVEASVDVRAHGTAETGIFIDVERARGYHEALKELAAALDIPWRPDAWSLAALPGVIVPETQGLEPEVAWPPVQQALSAALEAFLGMRAEEGKRLASDMAARMESLAARLDAIEARVPAALEAAQQRLRDRLAAWLGETPLDEQRLAMEVVLLVDRADVSEEIVRLRSHLSQMRACLQSDGPVGRKLEFLIQECHREVNTLGSKALDVEIASHVIAMKGDIERLREQVQNVE